The proteins below come from a single Candidatus Margulisiibacteriota bacterium genomic window:
- the rsmG gene encoding 16S rRNA (guanine(527)-N(7))-methyltransferase RsmG, with translation MSIYEKLFALQTAYNAHTNITRLSTREDFYLKHIEDSLALLPFLTAPFDAAQGPDAERRSPTVSPLGSEVEESRSVRLIDIGTGAGYPGLPLAIERPDLQVTLNDSTLKKIKYVRSAIDALSLPNAQTVWERAEKLNRQKEYQGQYDFVTVRAVAEIKELCQLAAPFLRPDGKALFMKAKNVETEISAAKRAAARSGLSLLDVSKYKLADMDRAIVVYLKTG, from the coding sequence ATGTCCATTTATGAAAAACTTTTTGCTTTGCAGACCGCTTATAACGCGCATACAAATATTACGCGCCTTTCCACGCGAGAGGATTTTTATTTGAAGCATATTGAGGACTCGCTGGCCTTGCTGCCGTTTTTGACTGCGCCTTTCGACGCCGCTCAAGGCCCGGATGCTGAGCGGCGGTCTCCGACTGTAAGCCCGTTAGGGAGCGAAGTCGAGGAGAGTCGAAGTGTCCGCTTGATCGACATCGGCACGGGTGCGGGTTATCCGGGGCTTCCTCTGGCGATAGAGCGACCGGATCTACAGGTTACGCTCAACGACAGCACGTTGAAAAAAATTAAATATGTGCGGTCCGCCATTGACGCGCTGTCCCTGCCCAACGCGCAGACGGTCTGGGAACGCGCGGAAAAACTAAACCGGCAAAAAGAATATCAAGGCCAGTACGATTTTGTGACAGTGCGGGCGGTCGCGGAGATCAAAGAACTGTGCCAATTAGCCGCGCCGTTTTTGCGGCCGGACGGCAAAGCGCTGTTTATGAAAGCGAAAAATGTGGAAACGGAAATTTCCGCCGCTAAGCGCGCCGCGGCCAGAAGCGGACTATCTTTGCTGGATGTCTCCAAATATAAACTGGCAGACATGGATAGGGCGATAGTAGTTTATCTCAAGACAGGCTAG